A window of Candidatus Neomarinimicrobiota bacterium genomic DNA:
GAGCACCGGCAGTCTTACGAAGTGTGTGCAAATTAGCATCGGGTATTTCCGCACTATGGAATAGTCTACGGGATAACGACTGGGACACTGCAGAGTAGGTATATGGGAACGGTACCCGTTCCCCCCTCCGAGAGTTAAGAATGGCGCGAAGTGTATCGTTCAGTGGTATCCGACGACGCTTCCTGCCCTTGCCAATGATCTCAATATGGTCTTTCTTTACTGAGTCCCAGGTGAAGCCACCTTCCTCGAGTATCTCTGTAGCCCTCACTCCAGTTTGCAGGTAGAAAGTTACCAGATCATAAGCACGTTGGTTCTTCTTCTCCTCGATGGTCTCATATAGCTTTTCAATCTCGTCTTCAGATAAGAAGCGGACTTCTGGATCATCTACCTGTAACATCTTTACACCCGAAAATGGAGTCTTAGCTATGTAATCCTGCTTAACAGCCCAGTTAAATAGTGCCTTTAGGTGTCGTAATTCAGTATTTACGGAAACAGCCTTGACCTTATCAATCTCACTGCGTTCTGCCTTATATTCTTCAATGGCTATCGAGTTAATTGAATGCAGTGCGCGTTCTTCACCAAAATATGCCAGGAATGGTTTGAAGACTTTCTCATACCGCTTTATCGTCTGAGGACTTTTGTTATCTGTTTTCGATGTGCTGATGAATTTATCCGTGATCATCTTAATTGTACCTGGACGTTGTCTTAGTCCATTCTTAATCTCACGAGTCTCTCTTTCCAATCTATCTCCTACTAATCTTACCTGAGATTTGGGGAGATACAGAATCTTGGATTTACGGTTCCCAAGATAATCGTACCATTGAAGACGATATCCTTTCTTACCGCCATCAGTTATGTGCTTTGCTATTGTTGCCATTTTATATACTCTCAATTCTATCAATCGTTGTTGTGTTAATTTCAGGGAAGACCTCGATTATTGATTTTAGTGATGAATATGGAATACGGGTGTTGCCCATTATCTTTACATATTCAATGGATCGTTCTCTGATATATTTGCGCCAGGTGTCTGGTGATGTTGAAGTCAACTCTGCAACTTCATTCACAGTCAAATAGCGTTCGGTAAGTCCACCACAGCTGGGGCAGAA
This region includes:
- a CDS encoding helix-turn-helix domain-containing protein codes for the protein MGKRNTPNKDHKFCPSCGGLTERYLTVNEVAELTSTSPDTWRKYIRERSIEYVKIMGNTRIPYSSLKSIIEVFPEINTTTIDRIESI
- a CDS encoding phage integrase N-terminal SAM-like domain-containing protein, yielding MATIAKHITDGGKKGYRLQWYDYLGNRKSKILYLPKSQVRLVGDRLERETREIKNGLRQRPGTIKMITDKFISTSKTDNKSPQTIKRYEKVFKPFLAYFGEERALHSINSIAIEEYKAERSEIDKVKAVSVNTELRHLKALFNWAVKQDYIAKTPFSGVKMLQVDDPEVRFLSEDEIEKLYETIEEKKNQRAYDLVTFYLQTGVRATEILEEGGFTWDSVKKDHIEIIGKGRKRRRIPLNDTLRAILNSRRGERVPFPYTYSAVSQSLSRRLFHSAEIPDANLHTLRKTAGA